Proteins co-encoded in one Candidatus Thiodictyon syntrophicum genomic window:
- a CDS encoding L,D-transpeptidase: MHNPRFLLLLLAVVGASMSGGCAHQALDTQVRPEPANLGPVGPAVVAAPMGESAPVGESAPMGASAPRAEVPPAGESARPWKPAVLVKPEHDLRYRLPAGQRRALTIFIGSQTFEYVEDGQVFLSGRVSSGTAAHPTPKGEFRVLNKDINKRSGKYTNGLDENTPMPYSLQFSGPYFVHEGWVPGYADSHGCVRLDYEDARLLYDRIRVGDPVTIKAAGAARPGNAWPDVFPIF; encoded by the coding sequence ATGCACAACCCAAGATTTCTGCTCCTGCTGCTCGCCGTGGTCGGCGCCTCGATGAGCGGCGGGTGCGCGCACCAGGCACTCGACACCCAGGTCCGGCCAGAACCGGCGAACCTCGGCCCCGTGGGCCCCGCGGTGGTCGCCGCCCCCATGGGCGAGTCGGCGCCTGTGGGGGAGTCGGCGCCCATGGGCGCGTCGGCGCCCAGGGCTGAGGTGCCGCCCGCCGGTGAGTCGGCGCGGCCCTGGAAGCCCGCAGTGCTGGTGAAGCCGGAACATGACCTGCGTTACCGCCTGCCCGCGGGGCAGCGCCGCGCCCTGACGATCTTCATCGGCTCCCAGACCTTCGAGTACGTGGAGGACGGTCAGGTCTTCCTCAGCGGGCGGGTGTCGTCGGGGACTGCCGCGCATCCCACCCCCAAGGGCGAGTTTCGTGTCCTCAACAAGGATATCAACAAGCGCTCGGGCAAGTATACCAACGGGTTGGATGAAAATACCCCGATGCCCTATTCGCTCCAGTTCAGCGGCCCCTATTTCGTCCACGAGGGGTGGGTGCCCGGCTATGCCGACTCCCATGGCTGCGTGCGCCTGGACTACGAGGATGCGCGCCTGCTCTATGACCGCATCCGGGTCGGTGATCCGGTCACGATCAAGGCCGCGGGGGCCGCCCGGCCGGGCAACGCCTGGCCCGACGTGTTCCCCATCTTCTGA
- a CDS encoding Nif3-like dinuclear metal center hexameric protein, protein MIEPLALSAYCDRLLDSAACTDYAPNGLQVEGERPIRRLVSGVTASLALIAAALELQADALLVHHGWFWKGENPCLTGLKGRRVRALIQGGASLIAYHLPLDTHPTLGNNAALASQLGILDAQATGIGNGVLWTGRLGTPMAPADWAAAVGARLGRSGTLVVGSDRPVQHLAWCTGGGQGYIEAAAALGVEAFLSGEISEQTTHAARELGIAYLAAGHHATERYGVQALGDHLARHFALDHRYVEIDNPA, encoded by the coding sequence ATGATCGAACCCCTGGCCTTGAGCGCCTACTGCGACCGGTTGTTGGACAGCGCCGCCTGCACGGACTATGCCCCCAACGGGCTCCAGGTGGAGGGCGAACGGCCGATCCGGCGCCTGGTGAGCGGCGTGACGGCCAGCCTGGCCCTGATCGCGGCCGCCCTGGAGCTTCAGGCCGATGCCCTGCTGGTTCACCACGGCTGGTTCTGGAAGGGCGAGAACCCCTGTCTCACCGGGCTCAAGGGGCGGCGGGTGCGCGCCCTGATCCAGGGCGGCGCTAGCCTCATCGCCTACCACCTCCCCCTGGATACCCACCCGACCCTGGGCAACAATGCCGCCCTGGCCAGCCAGTTGGGGATTCTGGACGCGCAGGCAACCGGCATCGGCAACGGCGTCCTGTGGACCGGACGCCTGGGCACCCCCATGGCGCCCGCGGACTGGGCCGCGGCCGTGGGGGCGCGACTGGGGCGGAGCGGGACCCTGGTGGTGGGTAGCGACCGACCGGTGCAGCACCTCGCCTGGTGCACGGGCGGCGGTCAGGGCTATATCGAGGCCGCCGCGGCACTCGGGGTGGAGGCCTTCCTGAGCGGGGAGATCAGTGAACAAACCACTCACGCCGCACGGGAACTCGGCATCGCCTACCTCGCGGCCGGCCACCACGCCACCGAGCGCTACGGGGTCCAAGCGCTGGGCGACCACCTGGCCCGGCACTTTGCACTGGACCACCGTTATGTCGAAATCGACAATCCGGCCTGA
- the petA gene encoding ubiquinol-cytochrome c reductase iron-sulfur subunit, which translates to MSAPGVNQSRRRLLVAATTVVGAVGAGFVAVPFIGSMNPSAKARAAGAPVEADISKLEPGALLRVKWRGKPIWIVSRTPAMLAALPTLDSQLTDPNSAVEQQPEYCKNPIRSIKPEYWIAIGICTHLGCSPTFRPEIGPDDLGKDWKGGFFCPCHGSRFDLAGRVFKGVPAPTNLVIPIHMYLNDTTVLVGQDQGAA; encoded by the coding sequence ATGAGCGCACCAGGCGTTAATCAGAGCAGGCGACGGTTACTCGTCGCCGCGACCACCGTGGTCGGCGCCGTCGGCGCCGGCTTCGTGGCCGTTCCCTTCATCGGATCCATGAACCCGAGCGCCAAGGCCCGGGCGGCCGGCGCCCCGGTCGAGGCGGACATCAGCAAGCTGGAGCCGGGCGCCCTGCTGCGCGTCAAGTGGCGCGGCAAGCCGATCTGGATCGTGAGTCGGACCCCGGCGATGCTCGCCGCCCTGCCGACCCTGGACTCGCAGCTGACCGACCCGAACTCTGCGGTCGAGCAGCAGCCGGAGTACTGTAAGAATCCCATCCGCTCGATCAAGCCCGAGTACTGGATCGCGATCGGCATCTGCACCCACCTGGGCTGCTCGCCGACCTTCCGCCCCGAGATCGGGCCGGATGACCTGGGCAAGGACTGGAAGGGCGGGTTCTTCTGCCCCTGCCACGGCTCGCGGTTCGACTTGGCCGGTCGGGTGTTCAAGGGCGTGCCCGCACCAACCAACCTGGTGATCCCGATCCACATGTACCTCAACGACACCACGGTCCTGGTGGGTCAGGATCAAGGAGCCGCCTAG
- a CDS encoding AAA family ATPase produces the protein MRMAGLKLQNFRCFDSLAVEFDERLTVLVAPNGQGKTTVLDAIRIALWPYVSAFDVVSGTMPGSGIDIDDVRVRPTSLASHPNMEPRLPSVVSAVAVIAGETISWSRSREKVSAGSKTTIREAKPLMEVGSVYQSQIRLIDEYDSEETKDVTLPIIAYYGTGRLWKRRKVTLKRESKSSLFFKHICLSWVPGLRIRLWIFLGLVLLDLCLRL, from the coding sequence ATGAGAATGGCCGGGTTGAAGCTCCAGAACTTTCGCTGCTTCGATTCTCTGGCCGTCGAGTTCGACGAACGCCTGACTGTCCTGGTCGCGCCCAACGGCCAGGGTAAGACCACCGTGCTCGACGCCATCCGCATCGCCTTGTGGCCCTATGTCAGTGCCTTCGATGTCGTGAGCGGCACGATGCCCGGATCTGGCATTGATATTGATGATGTCAGGGTCCGTCCAACCAGCCTGGCAAGTCATCCCAATATGGAACCACGGTTGCCTTCCGTAGTTTCAGCGGTCGCCGTCATCGCCGGCGAAACCATCAGTTGGTCGCGGTCCCGCGAAAAGGTAAGCGCCGGATCGAAAACGACGATCAGGGAGGCTAAGCCGCTGATGGAAGTCGGGTCAGTTTATCAGTCTCAGATTAGACTCATTGACGAATACGATAGCGAGGAAACCAAAGACGTTACGTTGCCGATCATTGCCTACTATGGCACGGGCCGACTCTGGAAGCGGCGTAAAGTGACGCTCAAGCGCGAATCAAAAAGCTCTTTATTTTTCAAGCACATATGCCTATCTTGGGTGCCTGGACTCCGCATCCGACTATGGATCTTTCTTGGACTGGTTCTTCTTGACTTATGCCTCCGACTTTGA
- a CDS encoding AAA family ATPase: MDWFFLTYASDFEQKTKTMEREGFQGLVNASTPYGEILAAVSGSVDLIMSGTGWTGLRYSQTHQTLVMSHAELGELKVDQLSDGQRNMIAMAGDIAYRCVRLNPHLAARAPLETDGIVLIDEIDMHLHPQWQQVVVGNFQEAFPRIQFISATHSPQVLTSIHQGNIRALGKNMNGACVASVPLASSYGEISSDVLQSIMMVDPHPPIKEKPDIQRLIALVDQGQYATPDARHLLARLRDQLRGDHPQLQRIEG, translated from the coding sequence TTGGACTGGTTCTTCTTGACTTATGCCTCCGACTTTGAGCAAAAGACGAAGACGATGGAGCGTGAGGGATTTCAAGGTTTGGTTAATGCCAGCACTCCCTACGGCGAGATCCTCGCGGCGGTTTCCGGCTCGGTCGATCTGATCATGAGCGGGACTGGTTGGACGGGGTTACGGTATAGCCAAACCCATCAAACATTAGTCATGTCACATGCGGAGCTAGGCGAATTGAAAGTCGATCAGCTCAGCGACGGCCAGCGCAACATGATCGCCATGGCAGGCGACATCGCTTATCGCTGCGTCCGGCTGAATCCGCACCTCGCCGCGCGTGCGCCATTGGAGACCGACGGCATCGTGCTGATCGACGAGATCGACATGCATCTCCATCCGCAGTGGCAGCAAGTGGTCGTCGGCAACTTCCAGGAGGCGTTTCCCCGAATTCAATTCATTTCAGCAACCCACAGTCCGCAAGTCCTGACGTCGATTCACCAGGGGAACATTCGAGCTCTGGGCAAGAACATGAACGGCGCCTGCGTCGCAAGCGTTCCGCTTGCGAGCTCCTATGGCGAAATCAGCAGTGACGTACTGCAGAGCATCATGATGGTCGACCCACATCCGCCGATAAAGGAGAAACCGGACATCCAACGTCTGATCGCGTTAGTGGATCAAGGTCAATATGCAACCCCGGACGCGCGCCATTTGCTTGCCCGCTTGCGGGACCAACTGCGCGGAGATCACCCGCAACTGCAACGCATCGAAGGTTGA
- a CDS encoding polysaccharide biosynthesis tyrosine autokinase, with amino-acid sequence MSVAFDSPNPAEAAAVAQTLAENFVNSGLERRYEASVPARAFLDERLRAAQAALADAERRLAAYADEHRIIDLDGQRTLLLERLKALGRQETAAFAAQLAAQTEARQAGTDAAATDSPVIQRLQARKAELSADYQQQLKVFKPGYPKMQQLRRALAELERQLRQEATAIGSAARAAAAARAHQEARLAERGDEVRAQLRDLQVFGGGYRVLEREVADHQERHDALLARMKSLESAAGPGINPIAIVDRAQVPRAPYRPDLGKNLSLALALGLLGGVALALVREARDDRLRTAHEVQRHTGAPVLALIPQVGRGRAAPANAGPALLTWRDPASPLAEAFRTLRTALVFATPAGAPRVMHFASAAPHEGKSSAACATAIAFAAAGSRVLLIDADLRRPCLHQVFGLSNAAGLSDGLTGTAAPLTQATAVDGLHVLTSGPPPTQPVERLAGARMGDLIADLGGQFDHLILDGPPVMGLADALVLAHLADATLLVVTAGRTRTGALAETAQRLRSADANLLGTLLITPDDGVSRYGYGAAAPDSGRDAVPHRQALPPRRQG; translated from the coding sequence GTGAGCGTCGCCTTCGACAGCCCGAACCCTGCCGAGGCGGCGGCCGTGGCCCAGACGCTCGCCGAGAACTTCGTCAACAGCGGCCTGGAGCGCCGCTATGAGGCCTCCGTCCCGGCCCGCGCCTTCCTCGACGAACGGCTGCGCGCGGCCCAGGCGGCGCTCGCGGACGCCGAGCGGCGCCTGGCCGCCTACGCCGACGAGCACCGGATCATCGACCTGGACGGCCAGCGCACGCTGCTCCTGGAGCGGCTCAAGGCCCTGGGCCGGCAGGAGACCGCCGCCTTCGCCGCCCAACTCGCCGCGCAGACCGAGGCCCGGCAGGCGGGCACCGACGCTGCGGCAACGGACAGCCCGGTCATCCAGCGGCTCCAGGCGCGCAAGGCGGAACTCAGCGCCGACTATCAGCAGCAACTCAAGGTCTTCAAGCCCGGCTACCCAAAGATGCAGCAGTTGCGCCGGGCGCTCGCTGAATTGGAGCGCCAGCTCAGGCAGGAGGCGACGGCCATCGGCAGTGCCGCCCGGGCGGCGGCCGCGGCGCGCGCCCACCAGGAGGCGCGGCTGGCCGAGCGCGGTGACGAGGTCCGGGCGCAACTGCGCGACCTCCAGGTGTTTGGCGGCGGGTATCGGGTCCTTGAGCGCGAGGTCGCCGACCACCAGGAACGCCATGACGCACTGCTCGCGCGGATGAAGTCGCTCGAGTCCGCGGCCGGTCCCGGGATCAACCCCATCGCCATTGTCGATCGTGCCCAGGTCCCCCGGGCGCCCTACCGGCCGGACCTGGGGAAGAACCTCAGCCTTGCACTCGCCCTGGGTCTGCTCGGCGGGGTCGCACTGGCCCTGGTGCGCGAAGCACGCGATGATCGGCTGCGCACCGCGCACGAGGTACAGCGGCACACCGGCGCGCCGGTGCTGGCCCTGATACCCCAGGTCGGGCGCGGGCGCGCGGCCCCAGCCAACGCCGGGCCGGCCCTGCTGACCTGGCGCGACCCCGCCAGCCCGCTCGCCGAGGCCTTTCGCACCCTGCGCACCGCGCTCGTCTTCGCCACCCCGGCCGGCGCACCGCGCGTCATGCACTTCGCGAGCGCCGCCCCGCACGAGGGCAAGAGCAGCGCCGCCTGCGCCACCGCCATCGCCTTCGCCGCGGCCGGCAGCCGGGTACTGTTGATCGATGCCGACCTGCGCCGCCCCTGCCTGCACCAGGTCTTCGGCCTGTCCAACGCGGCTGGGCTCAGCGACGGCCTGACGGGGACCGCGGCGCCCCTCACCCAGGCGACCGCGGTCGACGGGCTGCACGTCCTGACCAGCGGCCCCCCGCCGACCCAGCCGGTCGAACGGCTGGCCGGCGCCCGGATGGGCGACCTGATCGCGGACCTGGGCGGGCAGTTCGATCACCTGATCCTGGACGGACCGCCGGTCATGGGCCTGGCCGACGCCCTCGTCCTGGCCCACCTGGCCGATGCGACCCTGCTGGTCGTCACCGCCGGCCGGACCCGCACCGGGGCCTTGGCGGAAACGGCACAGCGCCTGCGCAGCGCCGACGCGAACCTGCTCGGGACCCTCCTGATCACGCCTGACGACGGGGTGTCCCGGTACGGCTACGGCGCCGCGGCCCCGGATAGCGGGCGCGACGCGGTGCCCCACCGCCAGGCCCTGCCCCCGCGCCGCCAGGGCTAG